gtaataaCGTTTGAATCACAAAAGTAGCCTTGTGATTTAATAATATTAACCCAGCAACAATTGGCAAATCGCCTTTACAGTTAATCATTCCTGGTCTTCTAGAAACAGCGCATCAATGAGTCGGTTATTGATCGCATTCCGCTTTCAGCACTAGTACAGTGAACAGCAATTAAAGCACACAGACAGCCAACCTTATATTAGGGATCTTTCGTTTTATTGATTAAATATCCCAGAACATTTCATGATGTGCAGAAGTACAGAATATCTGGATGGTGGTgtattttgtcttgtttgttgtaTATAAATAAGAGCTtcttattcaaaataataaaaacacagttttctttttttcataaatacaaaaaagcagcacaatgtttcatacaaaaaaagcacagcataaataaataatataatttatatcCCCCAGCTTTTCGTGGGGAACCATacacatcacaaacacacacacgaatataaaaaaaagctaaacaaaatATGTCGCTTATtcttttttaaggttttttttttgtgtttaaggcAGTTTTGTAACAGTGTTTGAAAGTTTCACACAATTCTACAGGGTAACACAGACACAACGTCgtcttaaatgtgtttttttttttttttttttggttttacctATAGTTTTACATAGCAGACTGCGATAGCAGAATCACTTGTCTGGTTTCTGTGGGGTGGCACTTGTTGATATGCCGTGTTAATCCGGGAGAGGAGAAAAACTTCTCAGAGCAAAACCGGCACGGGTACACCTCTGCAATTTGGGCTGCGACTACTGCAGACAGAATTCTCATTGGCGCAGCGGGCTGCAGTACCGCGTCTCTGCCGAGGTAGATAGGACCGGGAGCGGCCGTGGCGGTGGCGAACTGGGGGGTGCCCTGGTTAAGTCGGGGCTTCTTCTCCAAGATGTTTTCAGCAGCCGCTTGCTGGCTCTGTTGTGAGACTGCGCTCGGTCTGTTGTGGAGGGCAAGGTGCTTCCTCAGGTAAGCCTGTCTGCGGAATTTCTTGGAGCAATGCGGGCAGTCAAAGAATACGAGCTCCTCATCAGAGCCCGAATCTGAAGGCTGCGGGGATGGCGTGCTGGCTTCCCGGCTGGACTTGTTGATCGGGTGCGGGAGGAGCGGGCTGTGCCGCCCGGGAGAGGATGTGTTCGAGTGGGTATCTGAGGGGGCAGCCAGCTGGGCGCTGCGGGGTTTGTGCCAGCGCCTGTGAGAAGCCAGGTTAGCCGGACAGCTGAACACCTTGTCGCACTCCGAGCAGCGGTACTCCACTCGGACGATGCGTGAGCACTTGTGCTGCGCCAGGGAGAGCGGGTCTGAGTACCCCTCTTTGCACAGCTGACAGATGAACTTGTCCAGCGGGCTGCTGGTATTGGAGCGGGGCTTGGAATCCTCCTCGGGGTCTTCCTTGATGCGTAAACCCAAAACCGGAGACGTGGTGACCTCGTCTTTCGGCTTTCTTTCGCTGCTGCTGTGGGCGGCGGTAGTCTTGGCTTTTTTGGAATGTGGCTGTTTCGCTTTGGGTTCATCGGCGGCTCGTCTCTTCAGTGATTGCGGGTGTTCTGACAGTGATGCGCGACTGCATACAGAGCCCAGTTTGGTGGCCATGTCGGCTAGGGGAGGCAGGAAAGCCATTTGTCCGCCGCCTAGCGATGTGAATGAATTTGGGCTCGGCTCTGGGAAAGACTCGGCTTGTACGGGCGAGCTGGAGTTGCGTTTTCTGTCCAGGTATCCCCCGGTGGATGGGTACTGCGGCGGGTACTCTGTGCTGACCGGTCGGTTTGGACTCAATGACGGGGCGCAGGGGGCCTTTGGCACCCCCCCAAAGTGTATCCGGCTTTCCACACTCTGGGTGTTTGCCATAACCAAGCCGCGACTAGCGAGGGAAGAAGGCGCGGCGGAAGGGGCAGTAGGAGCAGCGGCGCTTCTTTCCCAGGTATCCGGGCAGCGAGCCCACGTCGAGGAGATGACGGAAGTAAACTTTTGCACTGCAGTTTCATCCTCGACACTACTGCGTACCCTGTAAGACACGGGGCCGGCTTTCTTGGTCCGCTTTACCAAAAACCCTCTCGGCATCTTGGCTTCTTTTCCCGTAttccaacaataaataaataaataaataaacaaataaaataaagtgtcttttttatttGGTCACCAGCCTGTGTCTCTTGTGGAGAGCGAGGTAGCCGTGTAGTATGTTCTCCTGTTAGAAAGTAGAGCTCTCGTCCCTTGCAGCTCTCGCTGATACTCACACCCCTCTCCACGCCGCGGTATTTAAAGGCAGCAGGCACCCATTGTTTGCCCGCGGGGCCGCAGATGGCTGCAAACCAAGCGCCAATGGGAGCGGCCGCAACCCGATCCGCTCGTGTCTCCGGGGAGCAGAGCCAGCAGCAGATGTGAGTTTGTCCCCGGCGCGTGGTCCCTCAGAATTATGCAGATTGACGCTTAGATGCCACACGCCAAGCTCCGCTCCTTTTGTCcggcttgcttttttttttgttcgggGGACCATTGAGTACACACGTGCCGGGCTTTGTCTTGATTCACCAGAACATAAGAAAAGAATGAAAGcaaaaagagaggagagagagacccTCTAGGGATGTAAGGGGGAGTATGGGGCCTCTCCAATGAATGCTGCAGAAAAGTTTAAAAATCTTGCTCCATCAGTCTGGGCGCCCCTAGGGCGTCTGATCCGGACAATAGATGCAGTCTGCCGGGCCATTGTGAACGAAATTAACCATTTTCATCGCATCCCTTCAACCCCCCAGTCATTCCTCACCCCAGATCGAAAGAAAGAGACTAAGGGAGGAATATATTTACATTGGCAACCTCTAGAATGCAATAAGCGTCATGCAAATGCTTTCAGTTTCgaacaaacaaaagacaaaaaaataaaagaaggaaCCGAGGACACGTATTTGTGGAACAAAGCTCCACAAAACCAAAGTGGGAAGAGCTAAACGCAAGGGATTTGTGTCCAGCCCGCATTCGTGAGCACGCATTGAGAGCAGCGATCCGAATCCCAGAGGCTTTAGAGGCGCACGGTCTGAAATGGGGGCTCATTTCAGCACCGAGTTCGGGAG
The sequence above is a segment of the Acipenser ruthenus chromosome 51, fAciRut3.2 maternal haplotype, whole genome shotgun sequence genome. Coding sequences within it:
- the LOC117967725 gene encoding insulinoma-associated protein 1a-like yields the protein MPRGFLVKRTKKAGPVSYRVRSSVEDETAVQKFTSVISSTWARCPDTWERSAAAPTAPSAAPSSLASRGLVMANTQSVESRIHFGGVPKAPCAPSLSPNRPVSTEYPPQYPSTGGYLDRKRNSSSPVQAESFPEPSPNSFTSLGGGQMAFLPPLADMATKLGSVCSRASLSEHPQSLKRRAADEPKAKQPHSKKAKTTAAHSSSERKPKDEVTTSPVLGLRIKEDPEEDSKPRSNTSSPLDKFICQLCKEGYSDPLSLAQHKCSRIVRVEYRCSECDKVFSCPANLASHRRWHKPRSAQLAAPSDTHSNTSSPGRHSPLLPHPINKSSREASTPSPQPSDSGSDEELVFFDCPHCSKKFRRQAYLRKHLALHNRPSAVSQQSQQAAAENILEKKPRLNQGTPQFATATAAPGPIYLGRDAVLQPAAPMRILSAVVAAQIAEVYPCRFCSEKFFSSPGLTRHINKCHPTETRQVILLSQSAM